A window from Ovis canadensis isolate MfBH-ARS-UI-01 breed Bighorn chromosome 4, ARS-UI_OviCan_v2, whole genome shotgun sequence encodes these proteins:
- the VSTM2A gene encoding V-set and transmembrane domain-containing protein 2A isoform X2, with protein MMGIFLPYVGFVFFSVLYVQQGLSSQAKFTEFPRNVTATEGQNVEMSCAFQSGSASVYLEIQWWFLRGPEDLEPGADVAGAQAELLPDRDPDGDGTKISTVKVQGNDISHKLQISKVRKKDEGLYECRVTDANYGELQEHKAQAYLKVNANSHARRMQAFEASPMWLQDMKPRKNVSVAAPSSMHSSANQRVPSTSSPQEVAKIPKQSPQSAKSKSPVKSTERTAKLTLNSKHHSAPTVL; from the exons ATGATGGGGATCTTTTTGCCATATgttggatttgttttcttttccgtTTTATATGTACAGCAAGGGCTTTCTTCTCAAG CAAAATTTACCGAGTTTCCGCGCAATGTGACAGCAACGGAGGGGCAGAATGTGGAGATGTCCTGCGCTTTCCAGAGCGGCTCTGCCTCGGTGtacctggagatccagtggtggTTCCTGCGGGGGCCGGAGGACCTGGAGCCTGGGGCCGATGTGGCCGGGGCACAG GCTGAGCTGCTGCCAGACCGGGACCCTGACGGAGATGGGACCAAGATCAGC ACAGTGAAAGTCCAAGGGAATGACATCTCTCACAAGCTTCAGATTTCCAAAGTGAGGAAAAAGGATGAAGGCTTATATGAGTGCAGGGTGACCGACGCCAATTATGGAGAGCTTCAGGAACACAAAGCCCAGGCCTACCTAAAAGTCAACGCCAACAGCCATGCCCGGAGGATGCAGGCCTTTGAGGCCTCACCCATGTGGCTGCAGGATATGAAACCTCGCAAGAATGTCTCCGTGGCAGCTCCCAGCAGTATGCACAGCTCTGCCAACCAGCGAGTGCCCTCCACTTCCAGCCCTCAAGAGGTAGCCAAAATCCCCAAACAAAGTCCACAATCAG CAAAGAGCAAATCGCCTGTAAAATCTACGGAGCGGACAGCAAAGTTGACCCTAAACTCCAAGCACCACTCTGCACCCACTGTACTCTAA
- the VSTM2A gene encoding V-set and transmembrane domain-containing protein 2A isoform X3, protein MMGIFLPYVGFVFFSVLYVQQGLSSQAKFTEFPRNVTATEGQNVEMSCAFQSGSASVYLEIQWWFLRGPEDLEPGADVAGAQAELLPDRDPDGDGTKISTVKVQGNDISHKLQISKVRKKDEGLYECRVTDANYGELQEHKAQAYLKVNANSHARRMQAFEASPMWLQDMKPRKNVSVAAPSSMHSSANQRVPSTSSPQEVAKIPKQSPQSGARIATSHGLSVLLLVCGFVKGALL, encoded by the exons ATGATGGGGATCTTTTTGCCATATgttggatttgttttcttttccgtTTTATATGTACAGCAAGGGCTTTCTTCTCAAG CAAAATTTACCGAGTTTCCGCGCAATGTGACAGCAACGGAGGGGCAGAATGTGGAGATGTCCTGCGCTTTCCAGAGCGGCTCTGCCTCGGTGtacctggagatccagtggtggTTCCTGCGGGGGCCGGAGGACCTGGAGCCTGGGGCCGATGTGGCCGGGGCACAG GCTGAGCTGCTGCCAGACCGGGACCCTGACGGAGATGGGACCAAGATCAGC ACAGTGAAAGTCCAAGGGAATGACATCTCTCACAAGCTTCAGATTTCCAAAGTGAGGAAAAAGGATGAAGGCTTATATGAGTGCAGGGTGACCGACGCCAATTATGGAGAGCTTCAGGAACACAAAGCCCAGGCCTACCTAAAAGTCAACGCCAACAGCCATGCCCGGAGGATGCAGGCCTTTGAGGCCTCACCCATGTGGCTGCAGGATATGAAACCTCGCAAGAATGTCTCCGTGGCAGCTCCCAGCAGTATGCACAGCTCTGCCAACCAGCGAGTGCCCTCCACTTCCAGCCCTCAAGAGGTAGCCAAAATCCCCAAACAAAGTCCACAATCAG GTGCGAGGATAGCTACAAGCCATGGACTTTCTGTCCTGCTTCTTGTCTGTGGCTTTGTGAAGGGTGCTTTGCTTTAG
- the VSTM2A gene encoding V-set and transmembrane domain-containing protein 2A isoform X1 has product MMGIFLPYVGFVFFSVLYVQQGLSSQAKFTEFPRNVTATEGQNVEMSCAFQSGSASVYLEIQWWFLRGPEDLEPGADVAGAQAELLPDRDPDGDGTKISTVKVQGNDISHKLQISKVRKKDEGLYECRVTDANYGELQEHKAQAYLKVNANSHARRMQAFEASPMWLQDMKPRKNVSVAAPSSMHSSANQRVPSTSSPQEVAKIPKQSPQSGMETHFTTHKLSAGRWVSVDRFMCDGFSKIGKLVQLK; this is encoded by the exons ATGATGGGGATCTTTTTGCCATATgttggatttgttttcttttccgtTTTATATGTACAGCAAGGGCTTTCTTCTCAAG CAAAATTTACCGAGTTTCCGCGCAATGTGACAGCAACGGAGGGGCAGAATGTGGAGATGTCCTGCGCTTTCCAGAGCGGCTCTGCCTCGGTGtacctggagatccagtggtggTTCCTGCGGGGGCCGGAGGACCTGGAGCCTGGGGCCGATGTGGCCGGGGCACAG GCTGAGCTGCTGCCAGACCGGGACCCTGACGGAGATGGGACCAAGATCAGC ACAGTGAAAGTCCAAGGGAATGACATCTCTCACAAGCTTCAGATTTCCAAAGTGAGGAAAAAGGATGAAGGCTTATATGAGTGCAGGGTGACCGACGCCAATTATGGAGAGCTTCAGGAACACAAAGCCCAGGCCTACCTAAAAGTCAACGCCAACAGCCATGCCCGGAGGATGCAGGCCTTTGAGGCCTCACCCATGTGGCTGCAGGATATGAAACCTCGCAAGAATGTCTCCGTGGCAGCTCCCAGCAGTATGCACAGCTCTGCCAACCAGCGAGTGCCCTCCACTTCCAGCCCTCAAGAGGTAGCCAAAATCCCCAAACAAAGTCCACAATCAGGTATGGAAACCCATTTTACCACTCACAAACTCTCCGCAGGAAGATGGGTCAGTGTAGACAGATTTATGTGTGATGGTTTCTCTAAAATTGGAAAGCTAGTTCAGTTAAAATGA